The genomic DNA CTAGACGTGCCACAAGTGGACTGAGTCAAGGTAAGGTATGCAGCAGAGTCGGTTGTTATCCACTGTCTCCAAGGGACTGAATGAACCAACAGAAGAAGAACGTAATGTAAATAATAACTTAACACGTTTGTCATAGCTTGGGTAATATTGGATGAGCCAGACACATTGTATTGAGTTGATGTACATGCAGGAAATTTTGCAGGTACGTTGGACTTGTTAAATCAGTTAACAGGGATGTAAATCGCTTTGAAAGATGCTTAAGCTACTACAGGTTTTAAAAGAAGTCTACATGGagggcatttaaaaaaaaaatgttataatgCCTCTAGCTAAATGAATCTCTTAAAAAATGCCGGCTTATGCTAAAGGTTCATATCTTTATTCTCATCACTGTTATCCCAATTTGGTGTGCTCACTCACATTACCTGCGGTTCCTTCCATCATTTGTGATGCCGATCGCTCATTTTTTTCCTCGAGGTGCATGGTATCATCATGCAGGGTAGCAAGCTTGGAGCAGAATGTGGATTGCTTTACTTTACACTTGACAGATAGACACGAGATGGGTGAGAAGGACCCTGGCCGTCTCTCACCGTCGGTGAAGACGGCCAAAGTCGGCAGGTGTGGCACAGTTGGGATTCCAAATGTGAATCCCAGACATGGGATGCACTGCTGCATTCCCAGGCAGTGTCTTAACCCCCGGGACCCTCAGCAACCgcactgaactttttttttttttattattgtggcCATTTTACAACAGCACGTGTCACTGAGGCCACTCTGCATAAACATGAAGCACGTGGAGAAAAGAGGTGTATGCATGATGACGTATCATGAATTTTAGCCAGCAattgcaaaataaaatgtttttcatccTTTAAAAGCATGCTTTTTcctgctatttatttatttatttatttatttatttatttgtgtgaatgtttttagCTTTCATGCTGTTGCTGTATCATGataattttgtctgtgtgtgtgtatgcgtgcgtgtgtgtgtgtgtgttttaaaagagaaacatgGAAAACACAGCCGGTTTAATTGGTTTCATATGCTTCTCATTCTGTATATCTGGTCATATCTGCTGATACTGACAAAAATCTGTCCACAATATGGAGATCAATATGGCTCCTGTATAATCCATCCTGGCATTAAATCAGTTTCTGCTTTTGTGCGAGGATTAAAGAGACAGAACCAGGTGCTAATCATGATAATCCTTTAAATTGTTTGTGTCACAATGTTGAAAGGACAAGGACAAATCTCTCTAGGAGGCATTGTCAGCTGCTTCATGATGTAACCATTTTGGTAAAGTTAGCTTTGATCAAGGGCTAACTGAActagagagaagagatgagacAAAGATATGAAACAGTCCAACAAAACAGCTGAGTAACAATCTAATTGAAAAAGCAAGGGAATGCCTTAAGTACGAGTTTAAAATACACGATGTTGTAAGACTTTTTTTCCGCTCTTTGTTCAAAACATGATCTTTGTCAGCTCAGGTCATCCGGGGACAAACTACTCCGCCCACACCTTATAACTGAAGAGTTGATTTTGATTAAATCTGTGGTGATTATACACACAGAGGATACTGTAAGTGTTGCACGTTGTATCTAGAAGTTACAATTACAACCCTGTCGATTCCTTTTTCAGCATGGTTGGGCCATTGATGGAGGTGCTACACTACAAGGACAAGGACCTGGTGTCCGGTCTTCTATTACAGCTGAACAATTTGAGAAAAGAGGGAATCCTCACTGatgttctcctctgctctgagAATAAGGAGATCCCCTGTCACAGGAATGTCTTGGTCTCCAGCAGCCCTTACTTCCGTGCTATGTTCTGCAGCAACTTCCAGGAGCGTGGGCAGGCCCATGTGAACCTAAAGGACATTACTTTTGCAGTTTTGAGTAGCATCATCGACTATGTTTACACCGGAGCCATCAGCATTACCATGGAGCTAGTTCTCCCTCTGATGCAAGCTGCATCCATGCTACAATACGACAGACTCTTTGAAGCCTGCTCTGCTTTCCTGCAGGCACAACTCCACCCAGACAATTGCCTTAGCATGATCCGCCTCTCGGAGATCTTGCACTGTGACAGTCTGAAGGAGAAGGCTAAGGAAATGGCCGTAAGCAGCTTTTCTGACGTAGCCGCCTCGGAGGACTTCCACGAACTCTCCTTACCGGAGCTGGTGGGGTACCTGGAGGATGATCGGCTGTGTGCTGAGGAGGAGCAAGTGTTTGAGACTCTCCTGGCCTGGATACACCATGACCCCTTTGCACGCAGTGGTACCATCCATGACCTCTTCAGACAAGTACGACTCAGGCACATCCACCCAGCGTATCTCTTCCAGTTCATTGCCAGTGACCCCTTGATCCAGTCCTCCACGCTGTGCACAGAAATCATCGAGTCTGTGCGCCGTCTGCTATTCTCTGCCGGCACCCAGTGCCCAGGGGACCTGGAGCCACTCTGGGCAGCGCCGCGACGGCACACATGTCAAGAGACGTTGGTATTAATCGGCGGTCGTAAGAACAGCAAGCAAACCTCTCGCGAGGCACTGCTCTTCGATGAACAGACACAAGAGTGGCAGTGGCTAGCGAAGCTCCCCGTGCGTCTTTACCGCGCCTCTTACGTCTGCATGCACAGCATCCTCTATGTTCTGGGTGGACTGGTCATGAGAGCGGATAGCGAGAGCATCCCCAGTGCCTCTgtctacacactctctctcagaaccaACCAGTGGAGGACTGCCGAGCCCATGATGGCCCCCCACTACTCCCACCAAAGCGTCTCCTACTTGCACTACATCTTCGTGCTGGGTGGAATGACTGCTGACAAACAGATCTCCAATGGAGTTGAGAGGTACAACACCATGTTCAACCAGTGGGAGGCAATGGCTCCCATGCCTACAGCTGTGCTACACCCAGCTGTGGCAGCACATGATCAGAGAATCTATGTGTTTGGAGGAGAGGATGCCATGCAGACTCCAGTAAGGCTAATACAGGTGAGCAAATTGAGGATTTTAAAGATGTACCAACAAATATTACATTATACTTATCCTGTAAAAGAGTTTTTTTAACGTATAAATGCGGTGTGAATAgtttcttcaattttttttcaggtaTATCACATAGGCAGAAACTTATGGTGTAACCTGGAGACTAGGACAGTCAAGAATGTTTGTGCACCTGCTGCAGTTATTGATGACAAAATCTACATTATAGGAGGTATTGTGGTTTATTTAATTACAATATTTGCAATCACAGACAAATTCCTTCAGTGACCTCAGGTCATAACATCATCATGTACATGAGGATCTTAATAGTTTAGTCTCAATAGTTTAGTTTCAAAGGCTGACATAAACAATGACCATGGATTTATGTTGACTTTCAAAACAACACCATGTCGAAAACCAACGACATAAAAACCTGCCTGATACTTCAAATCCCAAATAtttgaggaaataaaaatgtatctcATTTTTCTTAGGCTACACAAGAAGAGTGATAGCCTATGACGTCAAAGCCAacaggtttgtgaaatgttcaaatatgaaggagaggaggatgCACCACTCTGCAGCAGTGATCAACAACAGGCTCTATGTGACAGGAGGCCGATACATTAATGGCAATGATGTTATTGAAGACTCAGATGACTTTGACTGCTATGACCCCAGCACTGACACGTGGAGGTCAAAAGGAGCGTTGCCTTACAAACTCTTCGATCACGGCTCACTTCCCTTAGTCTGCGTCTCCAACAAACCAAATTCACCTTGACAAGGCTCACAAGAACAAATTAGAGTAAGATTAAAATTGATTGTTTGAAAccaaaaaagttaaaatatcCTTTGGAGTCCAAAGCAAAGGGAATGTGTGGCATCATACTGATTTGTGTGACACCGTATGTGAGTGCCTGCGCTCGGTGGAGCTTTGGCGACatgattttaaatcaaatttgttGCTTAATATCCATTCAGTATTGTGGGGTGAAAGTGCATGGATCGAGCAACAGGTTGTTTTGATTTACCTCAGGTAAGTTTAGCATGAATAGTTTCCTGGAGCAAACAAATTTtggacagtgtttgttttctctttcagtgaaAGTACTTAGGTGAAAATGCCATATAGGTTCAATTTTGTGATTAACCATGCActttttatataaaacattCCTCTACAGTTTTTAACTGTTCAACAAAGTTACACAAACAACACTATTTCTGTCTGATAGAATATTTCtaatttcaaaacaatattttaccGCAACCTTCTTATTCATACCCCATGTGCCGTGAGCTACTGTTTTGCCATGTTTCTGAAAGAAACCTCTGGTGCAAG from Chanos chanos chromosome 8, fChaCha1.1, whole genome shotgun sequence includes the following:
- the klhl38b gene encoding kelch-like protein 38 encodes the protein MVGPLMEVLHYKDKDLVSGLLLQLNNLRKEGILTDVLLCSENKEIPCHRNVLVSSSPYFRAMFCSNFQERGQAHVNLKDITFAVLSSIIDYVYTGAISITMELVLPLMQAASMLQYDRLFEACSAFLQAQLHPDNCLSMIRLSEILHCDSLKEKAKEMAVSSFSDVAASEDFHELSLPELVGYLEDDRLCAEEEQVFETLLAWIHHDPFARSGTIHDLFRQVRLRHIHPAYLFQFIASDPLIQSSTLCTEIIESVRRLLFSAGTQCPGDLEPLWAAPRRHTCQETLVLIGGRKNSKQTSREALLFDEQTQEWQWLAKLPVRLYRASYVCMHSILYVLGGLVMRADSESIPSASVYTLSLRTNQWRTAEPMMAPHYSHQSVSYLHYIFVLGGMTADKQISNGVERYNTMFNQWEAMAPMPTAVLHPAVAAHDQRIYVFGGEDAMQTPVRLIQVYHIGRNLWCNLETRTVKNVCAPAAVIDDKIYIIGGYTRRVIAYDVKANRFVKCSNMKERRMHHSAAVINNRLYVTGGRYINGNDVIEDSDDFDCYDPSTDTWRSKGALPYKLFDHGSLPLVCVSNKPNSP